One genomic segment of Amycolatopsis sp. WQ 127309 includes these proteins:
- a CDS encoding helix-turn-helix transcriptional regulator — protein sequence MGIRSTRLIGRDRELGALSQALEKARTEHGGAFFLVGEGGIGKSRLAADVAARALATGMPVLRGRASSIGPMVPFRPLAEALLSHFRGGHPPAAPELDPLVPVLARLVPDWYRGDRPHDNGSLMVLAEAVFRLLSVAGRAEGCLIVLEDLHNADAETLFIVEYLVDNLASGKVMLIGTLRNEPGEALRLATAASQRSSSRTFELTRLDAARTREFAAACLETEPDAVPAAVANLLWQNSEGVPFVVEELLHGMLGDGLLVGGSGGWQVVGELQARVPEALISSIAARVDALGSDGETLLSVAAVLGRRFPLSVVQAVTDMDDRMLHNHISASVAAHLVTTDETTPGWYAFRHPLTAEALLSRLVPSTKANLARKAADAVELLHPGLPGELCALAASLRLTAMDHPGAGRLFAEAGRRARDGGAADTAVTMLTRAVELLAAAGTEDRADALEALLHALGQTGQFDRAVEFSARFAELGRLERAVDLHIQLAWAAYIAGRHDECLNQIEQARAPLGDEMAEEQRAAVDAVEATLWLDVPGPAHTERARKLADQAWQVAERAGVPFVSCQALQVLGMVALETDLAEAERYLQLARRLAERHQLTHLRTQVLVRLGGHRMLAEGDVRTFDLARAEAQRTGAITLTCAVDASRAVHAVMRGEFEHADRILAENLAVLGRLRLVALLQYTHMTRAMVAAHQADRARMELALDDFRAEGGGTAQEMVLSVGLAQVFCSLLEEDADRARRELAQVMALEERQPSRFHLAGQHGLRLLVEALDGIETEPGEPRAAVSGMRWNRQFVLLGEAVRHGRAGEAELADAALAKAVDAAALFPVSRHLGLRMVAESAAADGWGDPVTWLKEAEEYFHQAGISAVASACRGLLRKIGAPVGQRREGTDRLPADLRSAGVTVREYEVLQLLADNMGNKDIARRLHISPRTVEKHVASLMAKSNLQNRTALTEYASRSR from the coding sequence ATGGGCATCCGTTCGACGCGCCTCATCGGGCGGGACAGGGAGCTCGGCGCACTGTCCCAGGCTCTGGAGAAGGCCCGCACCGAGCACGGTGGGGCCTTCTTCCTTGTCGGCGAAGGCGGGATCGGGAAGTCCCGCCTCGCCGCGGACGTCGCCGCGCGGGCGCTGGCGACCGGGATGCCGGTGCTGCGCGGGCGGGCCAGCTCGATCGGGCCGATGGTGCCGTTCCGGCCGCTCGCCGAAGCCCTGCTGTCGCACTTCCGCGGCGGGCACCCGCCGGCCGCGCCGGAGCTCGACCCGCTGGTGCCGGTGCTGGCCCGGCTCGTGCCCGACTGGTACCGCGGTGACCGCCCGCACGACAACGGCTCGCTGATGGTGCTGGCCGAGGCCGTCTTCCGGCTGCTGTCGGTCGCCGGGCGCGCCGAGGGCTGCCTGATCGTGCTGGAGGACCTGCACAACGCCGACGCCGAGACGTTGTTCATCGTCGAGTACCTGGTGGACAACCTCGCGTCGGGCAAGGTGATGCTGATCGGCACCCTGCGCAACGAGCCCGGCGAGGCGCTGCGGCTGGCGACGGCGGCGTCGCAACGGTCGTCGAGCCGCACCTTCGAGCTGACCCGGCTGGACGCCGCCCGCACGCGCGAGTTCGCGGCGGCGTGCCTGGAGACCGAGCCGGACGCGGTCCCGGCCGCCGTCGCGAACCTGCTGTGGCAGAACAGTGAAGGCGTGCCGTTCGTCGTCGAGGAGCTGCTGCACGGGATGCTCGGCGACGGCCTGCTCGTCGGCGGATCGGGCGGCTGGCAGGTGGTCGGCGAGCTGCAGGCCCGGGTGCCCGAGGCGCTGATCAGCAGCATCGCCGCCCGGGTCGACGCGCTCGGTTCGGACGGCGAGACGCTGCTGTCGGTGGCCGCGGTGCTCGGGCGGCGGTTCCCGCTGTCGGTGGTGCAGGCGGTCACCGACATGGACGACCGGATGCTGCACAACCACATCAGCGCGAGCGTCGCCGCGCACCTCGTCACCACCGACGAGACCACCCCCGGCTGGTACGCCTTCCGGCACCCGCTCACCGCCGAGGCGCTGCTGTCGCGGCTGGTGCCCTCGACGAAGGCGAACCTGGCGCGCAAGGCCGCCGACGCCGTCGAGCTGCTGCACCCGGGCCTGCCCGGGGAGCTGTGCGCGCTGGCCGCGTCGCTGCGGCTGACCGCGATGGACCACCCCGGCGCCGGCCGGCTGTTCGCCGAAGCCGGCCGCCGCGCGCGTGACGGCGGGGCCGCCGACACGGCGGTGACCATGCTGACCCGCGCCGTCGAGCTGCTGGCCGCGGCGGGGACCGAGGACCGGGCCGACGCGCTGGAGGCGTTGCTGCACGCGCTCGGGCAGACCGGGCAGTTCGACCGGGCCGTCGAGTTCTCCGCGCGCTTCGCCGAGCTGGGCCGGCTAGAACGGGCGGTCGACCTGCACATCCAGCTGGCCTGGGCGGCCTACATCGCCGGGCGGCACGACGAGTGCCTCAACCAGATCGAGCAGGCTCGCGCCCCGCTGGGCGACGAGATGGCCGAGGAGCAGCGGGCGGCCGTCGACGCCGTCGAGGCGACGCTGTGGCTCGACGTCCCCGGCCCGGCCCACACCGAACGCGCCCGGAAGCTCGCCGACCAGGCGTGGCAGGTCGCCGAGCGCGCCGGGGTGCCGTTCGTGTCGTGCCAGGCGCTGCAGGTGCTCGGCATGGTGGCGCTGGAGACCGATCTCGCGGAGGCCGAGCGCTACCTGCAGCTGGCGCGGCGGCTCGCGGAGCGCCACCAGCTGACGCACCTGCGGACCCAGGTGCTGGTCCGCCTCGGCGGGCACCGGATGCTGGCCGAGGGCGACGTCCGGACGTTCGACCTGGCCCGCGCGGAGGCCCAGCGGACCGGCGCGATCACGCTGACCTGCGCGGTCGACGCGAGCCGCGCGGTGCACGCGGTGATGCGCGGCGAGTTCGAGCACGCGGACCGGATCCTGGCCGAGAACCTCGCCGTCCTCGGGCGGCTGCGGCTGGTCGCGCTGCTGCAGTACACGCACATGACGCGCGCGATGGTCGCCGCGCACCAGGCCGACCGGGCGCGGATGGAGCTGGCGCTGGACGACTTTCGCGCCGAAGGCGGCGGGACGGCGCAGGAGATGGTGCTCAGCGTCGGGCTGGCCCAGGTGTTCTGCTCGCTGCTGGAGGAGGACGCCGACCGCGCGCGCCGGGAGCTGGCGCAGGTGATGGCGCTGGAGGAGCGGCAGCCGAGCCGGTTCCACCTGGCGGGTCAGCACGGCCTGCGGCTGCTGGTCGAAGCCCTCGACGGGATCGAGACGGAGCCGGGTGAGCCGCGGGCGGCGGTGAGCGGGATGCGCTGGAACCGCCAGTTCGTCCTGCTGGGCGAGGCGGTCCGGCACGGCCGCGCGGGCGAGGCGGAGCTGGCCGACGCGGCGCTGGCGAAGGCGGTGGACGCGGCGGCGCTGTTCCCGGTCAGCCGGCACCTGGGGTTGCGCATGGTGGCGGAGTCAGCCGCGGCCGACGGCTGGGGCGACCCGGTGACGTGGCTGAAGGAGGCCGAGGAGTACTTCCACCAGGCGGGCATCTCGGCGGTGGCGAGCGCGTGCCGGGGCCTGCTGCGCAAGATCGGCGCCCCGGTGGGCCAGCGCCGCGAGGGCACCGACCGCCTCCCGGCCGACCTGCGTTCGGCCGGGGTGACGGTCCGGGAGTACGAGGTGCTGCAGCTGCTGGCGGACAACATGGGCAACAAGGACATCGCCCGCCGGCTGCACATCTCGCCACGCACGGTGGAGAAGCACGTGGCGAGCCTGATGGCGAAGTCGAACCTGCAGAACCGCACGGCCTTGACGGAGTACGCGTCGCGGTCGAGGTAG
- a CDS encoding amidohydrolase family protein, whose amino-acid sequence MTQPTDGRPVLLRGGTVLTLDDTRRVLTGTDVLVTGDRIAAIGPALDAPPGAVEIDATDGIVMPGMIDTHRHMWQTAMRGYGADWTLTQYFVWYYLEWGKVFRPEDIHAGNLLGAWEALEAGVTTTVDWSHGLQTTQHADAAADALESVPGRFVLAYGNIQDAPATWTGTPEFRDFVTRRTGGDLGFQLAFDVTGDPAFPEKAAFEVARELGVPVTTHAGVWGATGDDGIRLMYDNGFMTPETVYVHGASLSADSYHRIAATGGSVSVSTESEQSAGQGYPPTWALRAYGIPVSLSMDTSVWWSGDLFSAMRSTLGADRSREHLEAHKLGETVTHAALRAEQVVEWATRGGATALGRAADLGSLEVGKKADVVLLKNDASPVSFPLLNPYGHVAFQAQRADVHTVLVDGRIVKRDGALVGVDLPAVRREVESTVDYLRAQLGEEAWRQGMNPDVPQTKVLDNPYTYTTYQSDSTHGG is encoded by the coding sequence ATGACGCAGCCCACCGACGGCCGGCCGGTCCTCCTGCGCGGCGGCACGGTCCTGACCCTCGACGACACCCGCCGGGTCCTCACCGGCACCGACGTCCTGGTCACCGGCGACCGGATCGCCGCGATCGGCCCCGCGCTGGACGCCCCGCCGGGAGCCGTCGAGATCGACGCGACGGACGGGATCGTCATGCCGGGCATGATCGACACCCACCGCCACATGTGGCAGACGGCCATGCGCGGCTACGGCGCCGACTGGACGCTCACCCAGTACTTCGTCTGGTACTACCTGGAGTGGGGCAAGGTCTTCCGCCCCGAAGACATCCACGCGGGCAACCTGCTCGGCGCGTGGGAAGCGCTCGAAGCGGGCGTCACGACCACCGTCGACTGGTCCCACGGCCTGCAGACCACCCAGCACGCCGACGCCGCGGCCGACGCGCTCGAATCCGTGCCCGGCCGGTTCGTGCTGGCCTACGGCAACATCCAGGACGCCCCGGCCACCTGGACGGGCACACCGGAGTTCCGCGACTTCGTCACCCGCCGCACCGGCGGCGACCTGGGCTTCCAGCTCGCCTTCGACGTCACCGGCGACCCGGCGTTCCCCGAGAAGGCCGCCTTCGAGGTGGCGCGCGAGCTGGGCGTGCCGGTGACGACCCACGCCGGCGTCTGGGGCGCGACCGGCGACGACGGCATCCGGCTGATGTACGACAACGGCTTCATGACGCCGGAGACGGTCTACGTCCACGGCGCGTCCCTCTCGGCCGACTCCTACCACCGCATCGCGGCCACCGGCGGCTCGGTGTCGGTGTCGACCGAAAGCGAGCAGAGCGCCGGCCAGGGCTACCCGCCCACCTGGGCCTTGCGCGCGTACGGCATCCCGGTGTCGCTGTCGATGGACACGTCGGTCTGGTGGAGCGGCGACCTGTTCTCGGCGATGCGCTCGACCCTCGGCGCGGACCGCTCCCGCGAGCACCTGGAAGCCCACAAGCTGGGCGAAACCGTGACGCACGCGGCGTTGCGCGCCGAGCAGGTCGTGGAATGGGCCACCCGCGGCGGCGCGACGGCGCTGGGGCGCGCAGCCGACCTGGGCAGCCTCGAGGTCGGCAAGAAGGCGGACGTGGTGCTGCTGAAGAACGACGCGTCGCCGGTGTCGTTCCCGCTGCTCAACCCGTACGGCCACGTCGCGTTCCAGGCCCAGCGCGCCGACGTCCACACGGTCCTGGTCGACGGCCGCATCGTGAAACGCGACGGCGCCCTGGTGGGCGTCGACCTGCCGGCGGTCCGCCGCGAAGTGGAGTCCACAGTGGACTACCTGCGCGCGCAACTGGGCGAAGAAGCCTGGCGCCAGGGCATGAACCCGGACGTCCCGCAGACGAAGGTCCTGGACAACCCGTACACGTACACGACCTACCAGAGCGACTCCACCCACGGCGGCTGA
- a CDS encoding IclR family transcriptional regulator C-terminal domain-containing protein has protein sequence MPREGTGPDFIEALARGLEVITAFRPHQQAMTLAEVATATSLARPTARRILLTLEELGYVRSDGRGFALTPRVLDLGVAYVRSAGLWDVARPHLERLVARTDESCSIAQLDGSDIVYVARVAVPKIVGLSVQIGTRFPALPTSLGKVQLAALPLDELEAVLAEPTRSGLVARWQPDRAERDAELREVRARGWALTDEQLTLGIRSVAAPLRDGAGRVIAGVNVNCHAAETSVERLLEHHLPLLLQTAGDISADFARLADVPHVTVPAS, from the coding sequence ATGCCACGCGAGGGAACCGGTCCCGACTTCATCGAGGCGCTCGCCCGCGGGCTCGAGGTGATCACGGCGTTCCGCCCGCACCAGCAGGCCATGACGCTCGCCGAGGTCGCCACGGCCACGAGCCTGGCCCGCCCGACCGCCCGGCGGATCCTGCTGACCCTCGAAGAGCTCGGGTACGTCCGTTCCGACGGCCGCGGCTTCGCCCTGACGCCCCGGGTGCTCGACCTCGGCGTCGCCTACGTGCGCTCGGCGGGCCTGTGGGACGTCGCCCGCCCGCACCTGGAACGCCTGGTCGCGCGCACGGACGAGTCGTGCTCGATCGCCCAGCTCGACGGCTCCGACATCGTCTACGTGGCGCGCGTGGCCGTGCCGAAGATCGTCGGACTCAGCGTGCAGATCGGCACGCGGTTCCCGGCGCTGCCGACGTCGCTGGGCAAGGTGCAGCTCGCCGCCCTGCCCCTCGACGAGCTGGAGGCCGTGCTGGCCGAGCCGACCCGCTCCGGGCTGGTCGCGCGCTGGCAGCCGGACCGGGCCGAGCGCGACGCCGAGCTGCGCGAGGTCCGGGCCCGCGGCTGGGCGCTCACCGACGAGCAGCTCACGCTGGGCATCCGCTCGGTCGCCGCGCCGCTGCGGGACGGCGCCGGCCGGGTGATCGCCGGCGTCAACGTCAACTGCCACGCCGCCGAGACGTCCGTCGAGCGGCTGCTGGAGCACCACCTGCCGCTGCTGCTGCAGACCGCCGGGGACATCAGCGCCGACTTCGCCCGGCTCGCCGACGTCCCGCACGTGACGGTCCCGGCGTCTTGA
- a CDS encoding CaiB/BaiF CoA-transferase family protein, which translates to MDNSAAGPLTGLLVADFSRVLAGPYATMLLADLGAEVVKVEGPQGDETRTWMPPVRGDVSTYYLGINRGKRSIALDLRDEADAVLARELAARADILIENFKPGGLAKYGLDYASVRAANPGSVYASISGFGSGEGRHVPGYDLMVQAISGLMSLTGDPDGPPYRAGISVFDVMAGNHAVIGILAALRHRDATGEGQHVEVNLLSSALTGLVNHSSAYAAGGVVPYRMGNAHPSVFPYEPLPTADNDLIVAAANDGQFRRLCEVLDLPDVPDDPRFARNADRTKNREELRPVLIERLATRGAVEWFEALTKVGVPCGPINTIDGGFAMAERFGLDPIVEVGEGDRAVPTTRHPIRFSATPAAYRLPPPELDEHGAELRAWLTTPEEGDDG; encoded by the coding sequence GTGGACAACAGCGCCGCCGGTCCGTTGACCGGGCTGCTGGTCGCGGACTTCTCCCGGGTGCTCGCCGGGCCGTACGCCACGATGCTGCTGGCCGACCTGGGCGCCGAGGTCGTCAAGGTCGAAGGCCCGCAGGGTGACGAGACCCGCACGTGGATGCCGCCGGTCCGCGGCGACGTCTCCACCTACTACCTCGGCATCAACCGCGGGAAGCGCTCCATCGCCCTGGACCTGCGCGACGAGGCCGACGCCGTGCTCGCCCGCGAGCTGGCGGCCCGCGCGGACATCCTGATCGAGAACTTCAAGCCGGGCGGGCTGGCCAAGTACGGCCTCGACTACGCCAGCGTGCGGGCCGCCAACCCGGGATCGGTGTACGCGTCGATCAGCGGGTTCGGCTCGGGCGAGGGCCGGCACGTGCCCGGGTACGACCTGATGGTGCAGGCGATCTCCGGGCTGATGAGCCTCACCGGCGACCCGGACGGCCCGCCCTACCGCGCCGGGATCTCGGTGTTCGACGTGATGGCCGGCAACCACGCCGTCATCGGCATCCTGGCCGCGCTGCGCCACCGCGACGCGACCGGCGAAGGCCAGCACGTCGAGGTCAACCTGCTGTCCTCGGCGCTGACCGGGCTGGTCAACCACAGTTCCGCCTACGCCGCCGGGGGTGTGGTGCCGTACCGGATGGGCAACGCCCACCCGAGCGTCTTCCCGTACGAGCCGCTGCCCACCGCGGACAACGACCTGATCGTCGCCGCGGCCAACGACGGCCAGTTCCGCCGGCTCTGCGAAGTCCTGGACCTGCCCGACGTCCCGGACGACCCGCGCTTCGCCCGCAACGCCGACCGCACGAAGAACCGCGAGGAGCTCCGGCCGGTGCTCATCGAGCGGCTCGCCACCCGCGGCGCGGTCGAGTGGTTCGAGGCGCTGACGAAGGTCGGCGTGCCGTGCGGGCCGATCAACACCATCGACGGCGGTTTCGCGATGGCCGAACGCTTCGGGCTCGACCCGATCGTCGAGGTCGGCGAGGGTGACCGCGCGGTGCCGACCACCCGCCACCCCATCCGCTTCTCCGCCACCCCCGCCGCCTACCGGCTGCCGCCGCCGGAGCTGGACGAGCACGGCGCCGAGCTGCGCGCGTGGCTGACCACTCCCGAGGAGGGCGACGATGGCTGA